One Triticum dicoccoides isolate Atlit2015 ecotype Zavitan chromosome 5B, WEW_v2.0, whole genome shotgun sequence genomic window carries:
- the LOC119311825 gene encoding beta-glucosidase BoGH3B-like isoform X3 yields the protein MLGLMASKLLARVRRLLPPLLRRHRMALLTAPAVFAALLLFWAVLGGTDADYLLYKDAAKPVEDRVADLLGRMTLAEKIGQMTQIERLVATPDVLRDNFIGSLLSGGGSVPRKGATAKEWQDMVDGFQRACMSTRLAIPMIYGIDAVHGQNNVYGATIFPHNVGLGATRDPYLVKRIGEATALEVRATGIQYAFAPCIAVCRDPRWGRCYESYSEDRRIVQSMTELIPGLQGDVPKGFTSGMPFVAGQNKVAACAKHFVGDGGTVDGINENNTIINREGLMNIHMPAYKNAMDKGVSTVMISYSSWNGVKMHANQDLVTGYLKDTLKFKVKNQKSNSSSAALHGLEHSSDVQTLIAIVASCLQGFVISDWEGIDRITTPAGSDYSYSVKASILAGLDMIMVPNNYEQFISLLTGHVNSGVINMSRIDDAVTRILRVKFTMGLFENPYADPAMMEQLGKQEHRDLAREAARKSLVLLKNGKTPSDAPLLPLPKKAPKILVAGSHADNLGYQCGGWTIEWQGDTGRTTVGTTILEAVKAAVDPSTVVVFAENPDAEFVKGGGFSYAIVAVGEHPYTETKGDNLNLTIPEPGLSTVQAVCGAVRCATVLISGRPVVVQPLLAASDALVAAWLPGSEGQGVTDALFGDYGFTGKLPRTWFKSVDQLPMNVGDAHYDPLFPLGYGLTTKGTKQY from the exons ATGCTGGGCCTCATGGCGAGCAAGCTCCTAGCCAGA GTCAGGCGGCTCCTGCCCCCGCTCCTGCGCCGGCACAGGATGGCGCTGCTCACGGCGCCCGCGGTCTTCGCGGCCCTCCTGCTCTTCTGGGCCGTGCTCGGCGGCACCGACGCCGACTACCTGCTGTACAAGGACGCCGCCAAGCCCGTGGAGGACCGCGTCGCTGATCTTCTGGGCAGGATGACGCTCGCGGAGAAGATCGGGCAGATGACCCAGATCGAGCGGCTCGTGGCCACGCCGGACGTGCTCCGGGACAACTTCATCGGCAGCCTGctcagcggcggcggcagcgtgcCGCGGAAGGGCGCCACGGCCAAGGAGTGGCAGGACATGGTGGACGGCTTCCAGCGGGCCTGCATGTCCACGCGCCTCGCCATCCCCATGATCTACGGCATCGACGCCGTCCACGGCCAGAACAACGTCTACGGCGCCACCATCTTCCCCCACAACGTCGGCCTCGGCGCCACCCGGGACCCGTACCTCGTCAAGAGGATCGGCGAGGCCACCGCGCTCGAAGTCAGGGCCACCGGCATCCAGTACGCCTTCGCACCATGCATCGCG GTGTGCAGAGATCCGAGGTGGGGGCGGTGCTACGAGAGCTACAGCGAGGACCGCCGGATCGTGCAGTCCATGACGGAGCTCATCCCGGGCCTTCAGGGCGACGTCCCCAAGGGCTTCACCAGCGGCATGCCTTTCGTCGCCGGACA GAACAAGGTGGCAGCTTGCGCGAAGCACTTTGTGGGCGACGGCGGCACGGTGGACGGCATCAACGAGAACAACACCATCATCAACCGCGAGGGCCTGATGAACATCCACATGCCGGCGTACAAGAACGCCATGGACAAGGGCGTCTCCACCGTCATGATCTCCTACTCCAGCTGGAACGGGGTCAAGATGCACGCCAACCAAGACCTCGTCACCGGATACCTCAAGGACACGCTCAAATTCAAGGTAAAAAATCAAAAATCAAATTCAAGTTCAGCTGCTCTTCATGGCCTGGAGCATTCTTCAGATGTTCAGACGCTCATCGCCATTGTCGCATCTTGTTTGCAGGGCTTCGTGATCTCGGACTGGGAGGGCATTGACAGGATCACCACCCCTGCCGGATCTGACTACTCCTACTCGGTCAAGGCTTCCATTCTTGCCGGCCTTGACATG ATCATGGTGCCCAACAACTACGAGCAGTTCATCAGCCTCCTGACTGGCCACGTCAACAGCGGCGTGATCAACATGAGCAGGATCGACGACGCCGTGACCCGGATCCTGCGGGTCAAGTTCACCATGGGCCTCTTCGAGAACCCCTACGCTGACCCTGCCATGATGGAGCAGCTAGGAAAGCAG GAGCACAGAGAtctggcgagggaggcggcgaggaagTCGCTGGTGCTCCTCAAGAACGGCAAGACGCCGAGCGACGCGCCGCTGCTGCCGCTGCCCAAGAAGGCGCCCAAGATCCTGGTCGCCGGGAGCCACGCCGACAACCTGGGCTACCAGTGCGGGGGGTGGACCATCGAGTGGCAGGGCGACACGGGCCGCACCACCGTGGGCACCACCATCCTGGAGGCCGTGAAGGCCGCCGTGGACCCGTCGACGGTCGTGGTGTTCGCGGAGAACCCCGACGCGGAGTTCGTCAAGGGCGGCGGCTTCTCCTACGCCATCGTGGCGGTGGGCGAGCACCCGTACACGGAGACCAAGGGCGACAACCTGAACCTGACCATCCCGGAGCCCGGGCTGAGCACGGTGCAGGCGGTGTGCGGCGCCGTGCGGTGCGCGACGGTGCTCATCAGCGGGCGGCCCGTGGTGGTGCAGCCGCTCCTGGCCGCCTCGGACGCGCTGGTGGCGGCGTGGCTGCCCGGCTCCGAGGGGCAGGGCGTCACCGACGCGCTGTTCGGCGACTACGGGTTCACCGGGAAGCTGCCGCGGACGTGGTTCAAGTCGGTGGACCAGCTGCCGATGAACGTGGGCGACGCGCACTACGACCCGCTCTTCCCGCTCGGCTACGGGCTCACCACCAAAGGGACGAAGCAGTACTAG
- the LOC119311825 gene encoding beta-glucosidase BoGH3B-like isoform X6 encodes MLGLMASKLLARVRRLLPPLLRRHRMALLTAPAVFAALLLFWAVLGGTDADYLLYKDAAKPVEDRVADLLGRMTLAEKIGQMTQIERLVATPDVLRDNFIGSLLSGGGSVPRKGATAKEWQDMVDGFQRACMSTRLAIPMIYGIDAVHGQNNVYGATIFPHNVGLGATRDPYLVKRIGEATALEVRATGIQYAFAPCIAVCRDPRWGRCYESYSEDRRIVQSMTELIPGLQGDVPKGFTSGMPFVAGQNKVAACAKHFVGDGGTVDGINENNTIINREGLMNIHMPAYKNAMDKGVSTVMISYSSWNGVKMHANQDLVTGYLKDTLKFKGFVISDWEGIDRITTPAGSDYSYSVKASILAGLDMIMVPNNYEQFISLLTGHVNSGVINMSRIDDAVTRILRVKFTMGLFENPYADPAMMEQLGKQEHRDLAREAARKSLVLLKNGKTPSDAPLLPLPKKAPKILVAGSHADNLGYQCGGWTIEWQGDTGRTTVGTTILEAVKAAVDPSTVVVFAENPDAEFVKGGGFSYAIVAVGEHPYTETKGDNLNLTIPEPGLSTVQAVCGAVRCATVLISGRPVVVQPLLAASDALVAAWLPGSEGQGVTDALFGDYGFTGKLPRTWFKSVDQLPMNVGDAHYDPLFPLGYGLTTKGTKQY; translated from the exons ATGCTGGGCCTCATGGCGAGCAAGCTCCTAGCCAGA GTCAGGCGGCTCCTGCCCCCGCTCCTGCGCCGGCACAGGATGGCGCTGCTCACGGCGCCCGCGGTCTTCGCGGCCCTCCTGCTCTTCTGGGCCGTGCTCGGCGGCACCGACGCCGACTACCTGCTGTACAAGGACGCCGCCAAGCCCGTGGAGGACCGCGTCGCTGATCTTCTGGGCAGGATGACGCTCGCGGAGAAGATCGGGCAGATGACCCAGATCGAGCGGCTCGTGGCCACGCCGGACGTGCTCCGGGACAACTTCATCGGCAGCCTGctcagcggcggcggcagcgtgcCGCGGAAGGGCGCCACGGCCAAGGAGTGGCAGGACATGGTGGACGGCTTCCAGCGGGCCTGCATGTCCACGCGCCTCGCCATCCCCATGATCTACGGCATCGACGCCGTCCACGGCCAGAACAACGTCTACGGCGCCACCATCTTCCCCCACAACGTCGGCCTCGGCGCCACCCGGGACCCGTACCTCGTCAAGAGGATCGGCGAGGCCACCGCGCTCGAAGTCAGGGCCACCGGCATCCAGTACGCCTTCGCACCATGCATCGCG GTGTGCAGAGATCCGAGGTGGGGGCGGTGCTACGAGAGCTACAGCGAGGACCGCCGGATCGTGCAGTCCATGACGGAGCTCATCCCGGGCCTTCAGGGCGACGTCCCCAAGGGCTTCACCAGCGGCATGCCTTTCGTCGCCGGACA GAACAAGGTGGCAGCTTGCGCGAAGCACTTTGTGGGCGACGGCGGCACGGTGGACGGCATCAACGAGAACAACACCATCATCAACCGCGAGGGCCTGATGAACATCCACATGCCGGCGTACAAGAACGCCATGGACAAGGGCGTCTCCACCGTCATGATCTCCTACTCCAGCTGGAACGGGGTCAAGATGCACGCCAACCAAGACCTCGTCACCGGATACCTCAAGGACACGCTCAAATTCAAG GGCTTCGTGATCTCGGACTGGGAGGGCATTGACAGGATCACCACCCCTGCCGGATCTGACTACTCCTACTCGGTCAAGGCTTCCATTCTTGCCGGCCTTGACATG ATCATGGTGCCCAACAACTACGAGCAGTTCATCAGCCTCCTGACTGGCCACGTCAACAGCGGCGTGATCAACATGAGCAGGATCGACGACGCCGTGACCCGGATCCTGCGGGTCAAGTTCACCATGGGCCTCTTCGAGAACCCCTACGCTGACCCTGCCATGATGGAGCAGCTAGGAAAGCAG GAGCACAGAGAtctggcgagggaggcggcgaggaagTCGCTGGTGCTCCTCAAGAACGGCAAGACGCCGAGCGACGCGCCGCTGCTGCCGCTGCCCAAGAAGGCGCCCAAGATCCTGGTCGCCGGGAGCCACGCCGACAACCTGGGCTACCAGTGCGGGGGGTGGACCATCGAGTGGCAGGGCGACACGGGCCGCACCACCGTGGGCACCACCATCCTGGAGGCCGTGAAGGCCGCCGTGGACCCGTCGACGGTCGTGGTGTTCGCGGAGAACCCCGACGCGGAGTTCGTCAAGGGCGGCGGCTTCTCCTACGCCATCGTGGCGGTGGGCGAGCACCCGTACACGGAGACCAAGGGCGACAACCTGAACCTGACCATCCCGGAGCCCGGGCTGAGCACGGTGCAGGCGGTGTGCGGCGCCGTGCGGTGCGCGACGGTGCTCATCAGCGGGCGGCCCGTGGTGGTGCAGCCGCTCCTGGCCGCCTCGGACGCGCTGGTGGCGGCGTGGCTGCCCGGCTCCGAGGGGCAGGGCGTCACCGACGCGCTGTTCGGCGACTACGGGTTCACCGGGAAGCTGCCGCGGACGTGGTTCAAGTCGGTGGACCAGCTGCCGATGAACGTGGGCGACGCGCACTACGACCCGCTCTTCCCGCTCGGCTACGGGCTCACCACCAAAGGGACGAAGCAGTACTAG
- the LOC119311825 gene encoding beta-glucosidase BoGH3B-like isoform X2, whose product MAASVLHDRTPQPLLDRSSMNLIAVDRLPGLYKGEGEGQREELPSLCRAGAPFPVRRLLPPLLRRHRMALLTAPAVFAALLLFWAVLGGTDADYLLYKDAAKPVEDRVADLLGRMTLAEKIGQMTQIERLVATPDVLRDNFIGSLLSGGGSVPRKGATAKEWQDMVDGFQRACMSTRLAIPMIYGIDAVHGQNNVYGATIFPHNVGLGATRDPYLVKRIGEATALEVRATGIQYAFAPCIAVCRDPRWGRCYESYSEDRRIVQSMTELIPGLQGDVPKGFTSGMPFVAGQNKVAACAKHFVGDGGTVDGINENNTIINREGLMNIHMPAYKNAMDKGVSTVMISYSSWNGVKMHANQDLVTGYLKDTLKFKGFVISDWEGIDRITTPAGSDYSYSVKASILAGLDMIMVPNNYEQFISLLTGHVNSGVINMSRIDDAVTRILRVKFTMGLFENPYADPAMMEQLGKQEHRDLAREAARKSLVLLKNGKTPSDAPLLPLPKKAPKILVAGSHADNLGYQCGGWTIEWQGDTGRTTVGTTILEAVKAAVDPSTVVVFAENPDAEFVKGGGFSYAIVAVGEHPYTETKGDNLNLTIPEPGLSTVQAVCGAVRCATVLISGRPVVVQPLLAASDALVAAWLPGSEGQGVTDALFGDYGFTGKLPRTWFKSVDQLPMNVGDAHYDPLFPLGYGLTTKGTKQY is encoded by the exons ATGGCGGCTTCCGTTTTGCATGATCGCACACCCCAACCACTCCTTGATCGATCGTCGATGAACCTTATCGCCGTCGATCGCCTGCCCGGGTTAtataagggggaaggagaggggcaGCGGGAAG AGCTACCCTCGCTCTGCCGTGCCGGTGCCCCCTTTCCG GTCAGGCGGCTCCTGCCCCCGCTCCTGCGCCGGCACAGGATGGCGCTGCTCACGGCGCCCGCGGTCTTCGCGGCCCTCCTGCTCTTCTGGGCCGTGCTCGGCGGCACCGACGCCGACTACCTGCTGTACAAGGACGCCGCCAAGCCCGTGGAGGACCGCGTCGCTGATCTTCTGGGCAGGATGACGCTCGCGGAGAAGATCGGGCAGATGACCCAGATCGAGCGGCTCGTGGCCACGCCGGACGTGCTCCGGGACAACTTCATCGGCAGCCTGctcagcggcggcggcagcgtgcCGCGGAAGGGCGCCACGGCCAAGGAGTGGCAGGACATGGTGGACGGCTTCCAGCGGGCCTGCATGTCCACGCGCCTCGCCATCCCCATGATCTACGGCATCGACGCCGTCCACGGCCAGAACAACGTCTACGGCGCCACCATCTTCCCCCACAACGTCGGCCTCGGCGCCACCCGGGACCCGTACCTCGTCAAGAGGATCGGCGAGGCCACCGCGCTCGAAGTCAGGGCCACCGGCATCCAGTACGCCTTCGCACCATGCATCGCG GTGTGCAGAGATCCGAGGTGGGGGCGGTGCTACGAGAGCTACAGCGAGGACCGCCGGATCGTGCAGTCCATGACGGAGCTCATCCCGGGCCTTCAGGGCGACGTCCCCAAGGGCTTCACCAGCGGCATGCCTTTCGTCGCCGGACA GAACAAGGTGGCAGCTTGCGCGAAGCACTTTGTGGGCGACGGCGGCACGGTGGACGGCATCAACGAGAACAACACCATCATCAACCGCGAGGGCCTGATGAACATCCACATGCCGGCGTACAAGAACGCCATGGACAAGGGCGTCTCCACCGTCATGATCTCCTACTCCAGCTGGAACGGGGTCAAGATGCACGCCAACCAAGACCTCGTCACCGGATACCTCAAGGACACGCTCAAATTCAAG GGCTTCGTGATCTCGGACTGGGAGGGCATTGACAGGATCACCACCCCTGCCGGATCTGACTACTCCTACTCGGTCAAGGCTTCCATTCTTGCCGGCCTTGACATG ATCATGGTGCCCAACAACTACGAGCAGTTCATCAGCCTCCTGACTGGCCACGTCAACAGCGGCGTGATCAACATGAGCAGGATCGACGACGCCGTGACCCGGATCCTGCGGGTCAAGTTCACCATGGGCCTCTTCGAGAACCCCTACGCTGACCCTGCCATGATGGAGCAGCTAGGAAAGCAG GAGCACAGAGAtctggcgagggaggcggcgaggaagTCGCTGGTGCTCCTCAAGAACGGCAAGACGCCGAGCGACGCGCCGCTGCTGCCGCTGCCCAAGAAGGCGCCCAAGATCCTGGTCGCCGGGAGCCACGCCGACAACCTGGGCTACCAGTGCGGGGGGTGGACCATCGAGTGGCAGGGCGACACGGGCCGCACCACCGTGGGCACCACCATCCTGGAGGCCGTGAAGGCCGCCGTGGACCCGTCGACGGTCGTGGTGTTCGCGGAGAACCCCGACGCGGAGTTCGTCAAGGGCGGCGGCTTCTCCTACGCCATCGTGGCGGTGGGCGAGCACCCGTACACGGAGACCAAGGGCGACAACCTGAACCTGACCATCCCGGAGCCCGGGCTGAGCACGGTGCAGGCGGTGTGCGGCGCCGTGCGGTGCGCGACGGTGCTCATCAGCGGGCGGCCCGTGGTGGTGCAGCCGCTCCTGGCCGCCTCGGACGCGCTGGTGGCGGCGTGGCTGCCCGGCTCCGAGGGGCAGGGCGTCACCGACGCGCTGTTCGGCGACTACGGGTTCACCGGGAAGCTGCCGCGGACGTGGTTCAAGTCGGTGGACCAGCTGCCGATGAACGTGGGCGACGCGCACTACGACCCGCTCTTCCCGCTCGGCTACGGGCTCACCACCAAAGGGACGAAGCAGTACTAG
- the LOC119311825 gene encoding beta-glucosidase BoGH3B-like isoform X4, translated as MADGAGGLACRLRSGVLSPLEEGLAAILITSLQCFAQVRRLLPPLLRRHRMALLTAPAVFAALLLFWAVLGGTDADYLLYKDAAKPVEDRVADLLGRMTLAEKIGQMTQIERLVATPDVLRDNFIGSLLSGGGSVPRKGATAKEWQDMVDGFQRACMSTRLAIPMIYGIDAVHGQNNVYGATIFPHNVGLGATRDPYLVKRIGEATALEVRATGIQYAFAPCIAVCRDPRWGRCYESYSEDRRIVQSMTELIPGLQGDVPKGFTSGMPFVAGQNKVAACAKHFVGDGGTVDGINENNTIINREGLMNIHMPAYKNAMDKGVSTVMISYSSWNGVKMHANQDLVTGYLKDTLKFKGFVISDWEGIDRITTPAGSDYSYSVKASILAGLDMIMVPNNYEQFISLLTGHVNSGVINMSRIDDAVTRILRVKFTMGLFENPYADPAMMEQLGKQEHRDLAREAARKSLVLLKNGKTPSDAPLLPLPKKAPKILVAGSHADNLGYQCGGWTIEWQGDTGRTTVGTTILEAVKAAVDPSTVVVFAENPDAEFVKGGGFSYAIVAVGEHPYTETKGDNLNLTIPEPGLSTVQAVCGAVRCATVLISGRPVVVQPLLAASDALVAAWLPGSEGQGVTDALFGDYGFTGKLPRTWFKSVDQLPMNVGDAHYDPLFPLGYGLTTKGTKQY; from the exons ATGGCCGACGGCGCCGGCGGGCTCGCCTGCCGTCTCCGGTCAGGCGTCCTCTCGCCACTGGAGGAAGGTCTCGCCGCGATACTCATCACGTCGCTGCAATGTTTCGCGCAGGTCAGGCGGCTCCTGCCCCCGCTCCTGCGCCGGCACAGGATGGCGCTGCTCACGGCGCCCGCGGTCTTCGCGGCCCTCCTGCTCTTCTGGGCCGTGCTCGGCGGCACCGACGCCGACTACCTGCTGTACAAGGACGCCGCCAAGCCCGTGGAGGACCGCGTCGCTGATCTTCTGGGCAGGATGACGCTCGCGGAGAAGATCGGGCAGATGACCCAGATCGAGCGGCTCGTGGCCACGCCGGACGTGCTCCGGGACAACTTCATCGGCAGCCTGctcagcggcggcggcagcgtgcCGCGGAAGGGCGCCACGGCCAAGGAGTGGCAGGACATGGTGGACGGCTTCCAGCGGGCCTGCATGTCCACGCGCCTCGCCATCCCCATGATCTACGGCATCGACGCCGTCCACGGCCAGAACAACGTCTACGGCGCCACCATCTTCCCCCACAACGTCGGCCTCGGCGCCACCCGGGACCCGTACCTCGTCAAGAGGATCGGCGAGGCCACCGCGCTCGAAGTCAGGGCCACCGGCATCCAGTACGCCTTCGCACCATGCATCGCG GTGTGCAGAGATCCGAGGTGGGGGCGGTGCTACGAGAGCTACAGCGAGGACCGCCGGATCGTGCAGTCCATGACGGAGCTCATCCCGGGCCTTCAGGGCGACGTCCCCAAGGGCTTCACCAGCGGCATGCCTTTCGTCGCCGGACA GAACAAGGTGGCAGCTTGCGCGAAGCACTTTGTGGGCGACGGCGGCACGGTGGACGGCATCAACGAGAACAACACCATCATCAACCGCGAGGGCCTGATGAACATCCACATGCCGGCGTACAAGAACGCCATGGACAAGGGCGTCTCCACCGTCATGATCTCCTACTCCAGCTGGAACGGGGTCAAGATGCACGCCAACCAAGACCTCGTCACCGGATACCTCAAGGACACGCTCAAATTCAAG GGCTTCGTGATCTCGGACTGGGAGGGCATTGACAGGATCACCACCCCTGCCGGATCTGACTACTCCTACTCGGTCAAGGCTTCCATTCTTGCCGGCCTTGACATG ATCATGGTGCCCAACAACTACGAGCAGTTCATCAGCCTCCTGACTGGCCACGTCAACAGCGGCGTGATCAACATGAGCAGGATCGACGACGCCGTGACCCGGATCCTGCGGGTCAAGTTCACCATGGGCCTCTTCGAGAACCCCTACGCTGACCCTGCCATGATGGAGCAGCTAGGAAAGCAG GAGCACAGAGAtctggcgagggaggcggcgaggaagTCGCTGGTGCTCCTCAAGAACGGCAAGACGCCGAGCGACGCGCCGCTGCTGCCGCTGCCCAAGAAGGCGCCCAAGATCCTGGTCGCCGGGAGCCACGCCGACAACCTGGGCTACCAGTGCGGGGGGTGGACCATCGAGTGGCAGGGCGACACGGGCCGCACCACCGTGGGCACCACCATCCTGGAGGCCGTGAAGGCCGCCGTGGACCCGTCGACGGTCGTGGTGTTCGCGGAGAACCCCGACGCGGAGTTCGTCAAGGGCGGCGGCTTCTCCTACGCCATCGTGGCGGTGGGCGAGCACCCGTACACGGAGACCAAGGGCGACAACCTGAACCTGACCATCCCGGAGCCCGGGCTGAGCACGGTGCAGGCGGTGTGCGGCGCCGTGCGGTGCGCGACGGTGCTCATCAGCGGGCGGCCCGTGGTGGTGCAGCCGCTCCTGGCCGCCTCGGACGCGCTGGTGGCGGCGTGGCTGCCCGGCTCCGAGGGGCAGGGCGTCACCGACGCGCTGTTCGGCGACTACGGGTTCACCGGGAAGCTGCCGCGGACGTGGTTCAAGTCGGTGGACCAGCTGCCGATGAACGTGGGCGACGCGCACTACGACCCGCTCTTCCCGCTCGGCTACGGGCTCACCACCAAAGGGACGAAGCAGTACTAG
- the LOC119311825 gene encoding beta-glucosidase BoGH3B-like isoform X1, whose translation MAASVLHDRTPQPLLDRSSMNLIAVDRLPGLYKGEGEGQREELPSLCRAGAPFPVRRLLPPLLRRHRMALLTAPAVFAALLLFWAVLGGTDADYLLYKDAAKPVEDRVADLLGRMTLAEKIGQMTQIERLVATPDVLRDNFIGSLLSGGGSVPRKGATAKEWQDMVDGFQRACMSTRLAIPMIYGIDAVHGQNNVYGATIFPHNVGLGATRDPYLVKRIGEATALEVRATGIQYAFAPCIAVCRDPRWGRCYESYSEDRRIVQSMTELIPGLQGDVPKGFTSGMPFVAGQNKVAACAKHFVGDGGTVDGINENNTIINREGLMNIHMPAYKNAMDKGVSTVMISYSSWNGVKMHANQDLVTGYLKDTLKFKVKNQKSNSSSAALHGLEHSSDVQTLIAIVASCLQGFVISDWEGIDRITTPAGSDYSYSVKASILAGLDMIMVPNNYEQFISLLTGHVNSGVINMSRIDDAVTRILRVKFTMGLFENPYADPAMMEQLGKQEHRDLAREAARKSLVLLKNGKTPSDAPLLPLPKKAPKILVAGSHADNLGYQCGGWTIEWQGDTGRTTVGTTILEAVKAAVDPSTVVVFAENPDAEFVKGGGFSYAIVAVGEHPYTETKGDNLNLTIPEPGLSTVQAVCGAVRCATVLISGRPVVVQPLLAASDALVAAWLPGSEGQGVTDALFGDYGFTGKLPRTWFKSVDQLPMNVGDAHYDPLFPLGYGLTTKGTKQY comes from the exons ATGGCGGCTTCCGTTTTGCATGATCGCACACCCCAACCACTCCTTGATCGATCGTCGATGAACCTTATCGCCGTCGATCGCCTGCCCGGGTTAtataagggggaaggagaggggcaGCGGGAAG AGCTACCCTCGCTCTGCCGTGCCGGTGCCCCCTTTCCG GTCAGGCGGCTCCTGCCCCCGCTCCTGCGCCGGCACAGGATGGCGCTGCTCACGGCGCCCGCGGTCTTCGCGGCCCTCCTGCTCTTCTGGGCCGTGCTCGGCGGCACCGACGCCGACTACCTGCTGTACAAGGACGCCGCCAAGCCCGTGGAGGACCGCGTCGCTGATCTTCTGGGCAGGATGACGCTCGCGGAGAAGATCGGGCAGATGACCCAGATCGAGCGGCTCGTGGCCACGCCGGACGTGCTCCGGGACAACTTCATCGGCAGCCTGctcagcggcggcggcagcgtgcCGCGGAAGGGCGCCACGGCCAAGGAGTGGCAGGACATGGTGGACGGCTTCCAGCGGGCCTGCATGTCCACGCGCCTCGCCATCCCCATGATCTACGGCATCGACGCCGTCCACGGCCAGAACAACGTCTACGGCGCCACCATCTTCCCCCACAACGTCGGCCTCGGCGCCACCCGGGACCCGTACCTCGTCAAGAGGATCGGCGAGGCCACCGCGCTCGAAGTCAGGGCCACCGGCATCCAGTACGCCTTCGCACCATGCATCGCG GTGTGCAGAGATCCGAGGTGGGGGCGGTGCTACGAGAGCTACAGCGAGGACCGCCGGATCGTGCAGTCCATGACGGAGCTCATCCCGGGCCTTCAGGGCGACGTCCCCAAGGGCTTCACCAGCGGCATGCCTTTCGTCGCCGGACA GAACAAGGTGGCAGCTTGCGCGAAGCACTTTGTGGGCGACGGCGGCACGGTGGACGGCATCAACGAGAACAACACCATCATCAACCGCGAGGGCCTGATGAACATCCACATGCCGGCGTACAAGAACGCCATGGACAAGGGCGTCTCCACCGTCATGATCTCCTACTCCAGCTGGAACGGGGTCAAGATGCACGCCAACCAAGACCTCGTCACCGGATACCTCAAGGACACGCTCAAATTCAAGGTAAAAAATCAAAAATCAAATTCAAGTTCAGCTGCTCTTCATGGCCTGGAGCATTCTTCAGATGTTCAGACGCTCATCGCCATTGTCGCATCTTGTTTGCAGGGCTTCGTGATCTCGGACTGGGAGGGCATTGACAGGATCACCACCCCTGCCGGATCTGACTACTCCTACTCGGTCAAGGCTTCCATTCTTGCCGGCCTTGACATG ATCATGGTGCCCAACAACTACGAGCAGTTCATCAGCCTCCTGACTGGCCACGTCAACAGCGGCGTGATCAACATGAGCAGGATCGACGACGCCGTGACCCGGATCCTGCGGGTCAAGTTCACCATGGGCCTCTTCGAGAACCCCTACGCTGACCCTGCCATGATGGAGCAGCTAGGAAAGCAG GAGCACAGAGAtctggcgagggaggcggcgaggaagTCGCTGGTGCTCCTCAAGAACGGCAAGACGCCGAGCGACGCGCCGCTGCTGCCGCTGCCCAAGAAGGCGCCCAAGATCCTGGTCGCCGGGAGCCACGCCGACAACCTGGGCTACCAGTGCGGGGGGTGGACCATCGAGTGGCAGGGCGACACGGGCCGCACCACCGTGGGCACCACCATCCTGGAGGCCGTGAAGGCCGCCGTGGACCCGTCGACGGTCGTGGTGTTCGCGGAGAACCCCGACGCGGAGTTCGTCAAGGGCGGCGGCTTCTCCTACGCCATCGTGGCGGTGGGCGAGCACCCGTACACGGAGACCAAGGGCGACAACCTGAACCTGACCATCCCGGAGCCCGGGCTGAGCACGGTGCAGGCGGTGTGCGGCGCCGTGCGGTGCGCGACGGTGCTCATCAGCGGGCGGCCCGTGGTGGTGCAGCCGCTCCTGGCCGCCTCGGACGCGCTGGTGGCGGCGTGGCTGCCCGGCTCCGAGGGGCAGGGCGTCACCGACGCGCTGTTCGGCGACTACGGGTTCACCGGGAAGCTGCCGCGGACGTGGTTCAAGTCGGTGGACCAGCTGCCGATGAACGTGGGCGACGCGCACTACGACCCGCTCTTCCCGCTCGGCTACGGGCTCACCACCAAAGGGACGAAGCAGTACTAG